The proteins below come from a single Mangifera indica cultivar Alphonso chromosome 16, CATAS_Mindica_2.1, whole genome shotgun sequence genomic window:
- the LOC123199825 gene encoding uncharacterized protein LOC123199825 — protein sequence MLNRQNINDLPSIYRSVSQFAFCKIASYTKMNHAIRSVRANPPSVLSSLKASVVKVRQVITQSRLPENPSSLDSSQNQINPNNPQEKTGDVMSHSFGEGYATRSDEDGFGGIYGGNQSVPKIEIDKEIHENHPAYDKTQGSDVAEKEKGRHQTDASS from the exons ATGTTGAACCGACAGAATATAAATGATCTCCCGTCTATATACCGATCAGTCTCCCAGTTTGCATTTTGTAAAATAGCATCATACACGAAAATGAATCACGCAATTAGATCAGTCAGAGCCAATCCACCATCTGTGCTCTCATCGCTAAAAGCTTCAGTAGTAAAAGTTCGGCAGGTGATTACCCAGTCTAGGCTACCAGAGAACCCATCAAGCTTGGATTCTTCTCAGAACCAGATAAACCCTAATAATCCGCAAGAGAAAACTGG GGACGTGATGTCTCATTCATTTGGAGAGGGATATGCCACAAGGTCTGATGAAGACGGCTTCGGTGGCATCTATGGAGGCAATCAATCCGTTCCTAAAATCGAAATAGATAAAGAGATTCATGAAAATCACCCAG CTTATGACAAGACCCAAGGAAGCGACGTGGCAGAGAAGGAAAAGGGTCGGCATCAGACCGATGCATCAAGCTAG